One window from the genome of Paraclostridium sordellii encodes:
- the hisJ gene encoding histidinol-phosphatase HisJ, translating into MRDGHIHSPYCPHGSTDSFEEYINKAIQLGLSEITFTEHLPLPSNFKDPSPKQDSGMDENFIMDYFDELIFLKEKYKDKIKINIGIEVDFIEGYEKEVKEKLDKYGKYLDDSILSVHMLKINDEYYCIDFSVEEFEKVINLLGNIENVYNKYYQTLKLAINSNLGKYKPTRIGHLNLVRKYNQKFPFDYSNNKNLEEVVKLLKEKNYEVDFNISGLRKPYCKESYINGYLLKLIKKYNIKFVLGSDSHSSKDIESIKGFNENL; encoded by the coding sequence ATGAGAGACGGACATATACATTCACCTTATTGTCCTCATGGAAGTACAGATTCTTTTGAGGAATATATAAATAAAGCTATACAATTAGGTTTAAGTGAAATAACATTTACAGAACACTTACCTCTACCAAGCAATTTTAAAGATCCATCACCAAAACAGGATAGTGGTATGGATGAAAATTTTATAATGGACTATTTTGATGAGTTGATATTTTTAAAAGAAAAATACAAAGATAAGATAAAGATAAATATAGGAATAGAAGTAGATTTTATAGAAGGATATGAAAAAGAGGTAAAAGAAAAGTTAGATAAATATGGGAAATACTTAGATGATTCTATTTTATCCGTACATATGTTAAAAATTAATGATGAATATTACTGTATAGATTTTAGTGTTGAGGAATTTGAGAAAGTTATTAATTTACTTGGGAATATAGAAAATGTATATAATAAATATTATCAAACTTTGAAATTAGCTATAAATAGCAATTTGGGAAAATACAAACCAACTAGAATAGGACATTTAAACTTGGTTAGAAAGTATAATCAAAAATTTCCATTTGATTATTCAAATAATAAGAATTTAGAAGAAGTTGTTAAACTTTTAAAAGAAAAAAACTATGAAGTTGACTTTAATATTTCAGGTTTAAGAAAACCTTATTGTAAAGAGTCCTATATAAATGGGTATTTACTTAAATTAATAAAAAAATATAATATAAAGTTTGTTTTAGGTTCAGATTCTCATAGTTCAAAAGATATAGAAAGTATTAAAGGTTTTAATGAAAATTTATAA
- a CDS encoding cold-shock protein has protein sequence MTNGTVKWFNNEKGFGFISVEGGDDVFAHFSAIQTDGFKSLEEGQRVSFNVVKGARGPQAENITIL, from the coding sequence ATGACTAATGGAACAGTAAAATGGTTTAACAATGAAAAAGGTTTTGGATTTATATCAGTAGAAGGTGGAGATGATGTATTTGCTCATTTCTCAGCTATACAAACTGATGGATTCAAATCATTAGAAGAAGGTCAAAGAGTAAGCTTTAATGTAGTTAAAGGTGCTAGAGGTCCTCAAGCTGAAAACATAACTATATTATAA
- a CDS encoding DUF6143 family protein yields the protein MSCKSETIKTELPIPYPLYQSEQGRYFIGQTPQLNANSSTALIALVNPRCSYVNLYINAITVTNLLQDNFSAEFYVHSNQTLNTTSYLISCTNLSIVPTPHNKGIIQYQSGYDLQIYNGVPIFTRIIPQTSTLVIDGGQIIIPPGQSLLVFLEGISSVSSSLNNKSFIVAFGWWEEQICTNYKL from the coding sequence ATGTCATGTAAATCCGAAACTATCAAAACTGAATTGCCTATACCTTACCCCTTATATCAATCAGAACAAGGAAGGTATTTTATAGGTCAAACACCTCAATTAAATGCTAATAGCTCAACAGCTTTAATTGCACTAGTAAATCCAAGATGTTCATATGTAAATTTATATATAAATGCTATAACAGTCACAAATCTTTTACAAGATAATTTTTCAGCTGAATTTTATGTTCATTCAAATCAAACCTTAAATACAACTAGCTACTTAATTAGCTGTACTAATCTAAGTATAGTTCCTACTCCACATAATAAAGGCATAATACAATATCAGTCTGGATATGATTTACAAATTTATAATGGTGTACCTATATTTACTAGAATTATTCCTCAAACTTCAACATTAGTTATAGATGGTGGACAAATAATTATTCCTCCTGGACAATCACTACTTGTTTTTCTGGAAGGTATTTCTTCTGTATCATCTAGTTTAAATAATAAAAGTTTTATAGTTGCTTTTGGTTGGTGGGAAGAACAAATTTGTACAAACTATAAGTTATAG
- a CDS encoding DUF3794 domain-containing protein, whose protein sequence is MFGDICITGITPLDKYPNSKCKKYYKQCLNNIILCLPDEKPEIECINEIYAKLCVDEYTVLNTILGPKVFVKGRKNIKIIYTANNCQHSLHSAHWEVPFCEFVLIKDICYNECQNILDDVFIGLEHICVNEIEENFINLSLLFIICPKICDFDYCQDCRHHCTNNPRWKD, encoded by the coding sequence ATGTTCGGAGATATATGTATAACAGGAATTACACCTCTAGATAAATATCCTAATTCGAAATGTAAAAAATATTATAAGCAGTGTTTAAACAATATTATATTATGTTTACCAGATGAGAAACCAGAAATCGAATGTATAAATGAAATCTATGCAAAATTATGTGTAGATGAGTATACTGTTTTAAATACAATATTAGGGCCAAAAGTATTTGTTAAAGGAAGAAAAAATATAAAGATAATTTATACTGCAAATAATTGTCAACATTCGCTTCATTCTGCTCATTGGGAGGTTCCTTTTTGCGAGTTTGTACTGATTAAGGATATTTGCTATAATGAGTGTCAAAATATTCTTGATGATGTGTTTATTGGACTAGAGCATATATGTGTTAATGAAATAGAGGAAAATTTTATTAATCTTTCGTTGCTATTTATTATTTGCCCTAAAATATGTGATTTTGATTATTGTCAAGATTGCAGACATCATTGTACAAATAACCCAAGATGGAAAGATTGA
- a CDS encoding amidohydrolase: MKETLYFNGDILTLEKDLYAKAILVRDGKIYKVGNKEDILRVADTNVEIIDLQGKTLMPSFIDAHSHFFAYSQTFLQPSLENATNFNDIIKIIQNFIIENNIPRGKWITAANYDHNNLDEKISPTKEILDKAAPNNPLVIKHQSGHSGVLNSLGLKDLNITSETQNPEGGIIYKKNNKPTGYLEENAFIQYVQKIPMPSFDEIIWSIKKAQEKYKSFGITTMQEGMIVPLMSNILNYIKETKMLELDYIGYIDVQQSDSLLKDFDDCIKNYVNRFKIGGYKVFLDGSPQSRTAYMLNPYKNSTDGYRGYPIHSDENLEKYIELSLKNNLQLLAHCNGDAASYQYITQYKNAKKNCNLNNDIRPVIVHAQLLPTEQLDDVHDLGMIPSFFIAHVYHWGDIHIKNFGFERASKISLANSALKKEIKFTFHQDSPVIEPDMLETIWCAVNRVTKNGVLLGEAERISTLEALKAVTINSAYQYFEEDIKGSIKEGKLADLVILDKNPLKVNKMEIRNIKILETIKEGNTIFRA, from the coding sequence ATGAAAGAAACTCTATATTTTAATGGAGATATATTAACATTAGAAAAAGATTTATATGCTAAAGCAATTTTAGTTAGAGATGGTAAAATATATAAGGTTGGAAATAAAGAAGATATTTTAAGAGTTGCTGATACTAATGTAGAAATTATAGATTTACAAGGTAAAACTTTAATGCCTTCATTTATAGATGCTCATAGTCATTTTTTTGCATACTCTCAAACATTCCTTCAGCCATCTTTAGAAAATGCTACTAATTTTAATGACATAATTAAAATTATTCAAAACTTTATTATAGAAAATAATATACCTAGAGGTAAATGGATTACAGCAGCTAATTACGATCATAATAATCTAGATGAAAAAATAAGCCCTACAAAAGAAATACTTGATAAAGCTGCTCCAAATAATCCATTGGTAATAAAACATCAATCTGGTCATAGTGGTGTTTTAAATTCCCTTGGGTTAAAAGATTTGAATATAACCAGTGAAACTCAAAATCCCGAGGGAGGAATTATATATAAAAAAAATAATAAACCTACAGGATACCTTGAAGAAAATGCTTTCATACAATATGTCCAAAAAATACCTATGCCATCCTTTGATGAAATAATATGGTCAATTAAAAAGGCTCAAGAAAAATATAAATCTTTTGGTATAACTACTATGCAAGAAGGGATGATTGTTCCCTTAATGAGTAATATTTTAAATTACATAAAAGAAACTAAAATGCTAGAACTAGATTATATTGGATATATAGATGTACAGCAGTCAGATAGTTTATTAAAAGATTTTGATGATTGTATAAAAAACTACGTTAACCGTTTTAAAATAGGAGGATATAAAGTATTTTTAGATGGTTCACCTCAAAGTCGTACTGCTTATATGCTAAATCCTTATAAAAATTCAACTGACGGTTATAGGGGTTATCCTATTCATAGTGATGAAAACTTAGAAAAATATATAGAGCTATCTCTAAAAAATAACCTACAATTATTAGCACACTGTAATGGAGATGCAGCCAGTTATCAATATATAACTCAATATAAAAATGCAAAGAAAAACTGTAATTTAAATAATGATATTAGACCTGTTATAGTTCATGCTCAACTTCTCCCAACTGAGCAATTAGATGATGTTCATGATTTAGGTATGATTCCTTCATTTTTTATTGCTCATGTTTATCACTGGGGTGACATTCATATTAAAAACTTTGGATTTGAACGAGCAAGTAAAATAAGTTTAGCTAATTCAGCCTTAAAAAAGGAAATAAAATTTACGTTCCACCAAGATTCACCTGTAATAGAACCTGATATGCTAGAAACCATTTGGTGTGCAGTTAACAGAGTAACTAAAAATGGAGTTTTACTCGGTGAAGCTGAAAGAATATCTACTTTAGAAGCACTAAAAGCAGTCACTATAAATTCTGCTTATCAATACTTTGAAGAAGATATAAAAGGTAGTATCAAAGAAGGTAAACTAGCTGATTTAGTTATATTAGATAAAAATCCTTTAAAAGTCAATAAAATGGAAATCAGAAATATTAAGATATTGGAGACTATAAAAGAAGGTAATACAATATTTAGGGCATAA
- a CDS encoding YfcC family protein has product MGKKKKFHIPHTFTIIFALIVVMAGLTWIVPSGEFAREDVNGKSVVVPGTYQEVKPSPQGIDDIFTAPIHGFVDAAEVVGFVLLVGGAFGIVNKTGAIESGIGHAVSKMRGLQFLIIPMSMILFGLGGTTFGMCEETLPFYMIFIPLMTSLGYDSLTGIAVVFMGAATGTAASTINPFSVGTAQALAGIAPGSGIEYRALIFVALMAISITFVMLYANRVKKDPKKSIVYELDKKNREHFVMDSSGIKKFTKKELSVLVVFVVGMMYMVYGVIVKGWYIPEIAMIFCIIGLLSGILGGLKQDEIVTSFIGGSKDLISAALAIALARGIVIIAQEGHIIDTILNSAAGFLGELPKAVFINLTLFLENLLAFLIPSSSGLASLTIPVLAPLGDLVGVSTQEIVTAYQFGTGFTNMITPTSGVLMGALAVARIPWDKWVRFVAPLLAIIVVAGMTFLTLGLYIGF; this is encoded by the coding sequence ATGGGAAAGAAAAAGAAGTTTCATATACCACACACATTTACAATAATATTTGCATTAATAGTAGTTATGGCTGGATTGACCTGGATAGTTCCAAGTGGAGAGTTTGCAAGAGAAGACGTTAATGGAAAGAGTGTTGTAGTACCAGGTACGTATCAAGAAGTAAAACCATCTCCTCAGGGGATAGATGATATATTTACAGCACCTATACATGGGTTTGTAGATGCAGCTGAAGTTGTTGGATTTGTATTATTAGTTGGAGGAGCATTTGGTATAGTAAACAAAACTGGAGCTATAGAATCTGGTATTGGGCATGCCGTATCAAAAATGAGAGGATTACAGTTTTTAATTATTCCAATGTCCATGATTTTATTTGGACTTGGGGGAACCACATTTGGAATGTGTGAAGAAACATTGCCATTTTATATGATATTTATACCACTTATGACAAGTTTAGGATATGATTCTTTAACAGGAATAGCTGTTGTATTTATGGGAGCGGCGACAGGTACTGCTGCATCCACAATAAATCCATTCTCTGTGGGTACTGCACAAGCCCTTGCAGGTATAGCTCCAGGGTCTGGAATTGAGTATAGAGCATTAATATTTGTTGCTTTAATGGCTATATCCATAACATTTGTTATGTTATATGCCAATAGAGTTAAAAAAGATCCTAAGAAATCTATTGTCTATGAATTAGATAAGAAAAATAGAGAACACTTTGTAATGGATAGTTCGGGAATAAAGAAATTTACTAAGAAGGAATTATCAGTTTTAGTAGTATTTGTAGTTGGAATGATGTATATGGTATATGGAGTTATAGTTAAAGGATGGTATATTCCAGAAATTGCTATGATATTCTGTATAATAGGATTATTATCAGGAATTCTTGGAGGATTAAAGCAAGACGAGATAGTTACATCTTTTATAGGAGGATCAAAAGATTTAATTTCAGCAGCTCTTGCAATTGCTTTAGCACGTGGAATTGTTATAATAGCCCAAGAGGGTCATATAATAGATACTATATTAAATTCAGCGGCAGGATTCTTAGGAGAACTACCAAAAGCTGTATTTATAAATTTAACTTTATTCTTAGAAAATTTATTAGCATTTTTAATACCATCATCTTCAGGGCTAGCATCACTTACAATACCAGTATTAGCACCGCTTGGAGATTTAGTTGGAGTTTCAACTCAAGAAATAGTAACAGCTTATCAGTTTGGTACAGGATTTACAAATATGATAACTCCAACATCGGGAGTATTAATGGGAGCTTTAGCAGTTGCCAGAATTCCTTGGGATAAATGGGTAAGATTTGTTGCACCATTACTAGCGATAATAGTAGTAGCAGGTATGACATTCTTAACATTAGGGCTATATATAGGATTTTAA
- the ade gene encoding adenine deaminase, whose amino-acid sequence MNLIDTSMKRKKAELVLKNANIVNVFSHEIIKGDVAIESGTIVGIGNYEGIDTIDLDGKYITPGFIDPHVHIESSMVSPVEFSKAIVPRGTTTIITDPHEIANVCGLAGVEYILQESEKTPLEIYLMLPSCVPATDFENSGAKLEAKELEKYINHDKVLGLGEMMNYPGVVNKDKVVVDKLDLAKKYNKYIDGHVPNINNEGLNAYVTSGITTDHECFTVEEMIEKIRLGMYIMIREGSAARNLEALIKGVNNFNYQRCLFCTDDKHPQDILNNGHIDNNIRMAIKYGIDPIMAIQMATINVANCYNLKTIGAIAPGYKADIVVVDNLQDFNVLKVFKDGKLVGENKKFLFDLTKSDSSSVTNTVQIGKITKEDLEINIKDNKANVIGLLPHNLITEKLVRNVDTKDGKFEFNKNIDILKLVVIERHTNKKSIGIGLVENFKLKNGAIASTVAHDSHNIIVVGDNDEDIINAVDEIKRIGGGLAISSNNEILDSLSLPIAGLMSDKDISFVSEKLDGMLEIAYEKLSVSKDIEPFMTLAFLALPVIPHIKITDKGLFDVDKFEFIQV is encoded by the coding sequence ATGAATTTAATAGACACTAGTATGAAGAGAAAAAAAGCAGAGTTGGTTTTGAAAAATGCTAATATAGTAAATGTTTTTTCTCATGAAATTATAAAAGGGGATGTAGCTATAGAAAGCGGAACTATAGTTGGAATAGGAAATTATGAAGGCATAGACACTATAGATTTAGATGGAAAATATATAACACCAGGTTTTATTGATCCTCATGTTCATATAGAATCATCTATGGTTTCGCCTGTTGAATTTTCAAAGGCTATAGTTCCAAGAGGGACTACAACAATAATAACAGATCCTCATGAAATTGCCAACGTATGTGGATTAGCGGGAGTTGAATATATATTACAAGAAAGTGAAAAAACTCCTTTAGAGATATATTTAATGTTACCGTCTTGTGTACCAGCAACTGATTTTGAAAACTCAGGGGCAAAACTTGAGGCTAAGGAATTAGAAAAATATATTAATCATGATAAAGTTTTAGGGCTTGGAGAAATGATGAACTATCCAGGGGTAGTAAATAAAGATAAAGTAGTTGTTGATAAACTAGATTTAGCAAAGAAATATAACAAATATATAGATGGACATGTTCCAAATATAAATAATGAAGGATTAAATGCATATGTTACAAGTGGAATAACTACAGATCATGAATGTTTTACAGTTGAAGAGATGATTGAAAAAATAAGACTTGGAATGTATATAATGATAAGGGAAGGTTCAGCAGCAAGAAATTTAGAAGCTTTAATAAAGGGTGTAAATAACTTTAATTATCAAAGATGTTTATTCTGTACAGATGATAAACATCCACAAGATATATTAAACAATGGACATATAGATAATAATATAAGAATGGCTATAAAATATGGAATTGATCCTATAATGGCTATACAGATGGCTACTATAAATGTAGCAAATTGTTACAATTTAAAAACTATAGGAGCAATAGCACCAGGATATAAAGCCGATATAGTCGTTGTAGATAATTTACAAGACTTTAATGTTTTAAAGGTATTTAAAGATGGAAAACTAGTAGGAGAGAATAAAAAATTCCTATTTGATTTAACAAAATCAGATAGTTCAAGTGTTACAAATACTGTTCAAATAGGAAAAATTACAAAAGAGGATTTAGAAATCAATATAAAAGATAATAAAGCTAATGTAATTGGGTTACTTCCTCATAACTTAATTACAGAGAAATTAGTTAGGAATGTAGATACAAAAGATGGAAAATTTGAATTTAATAAAAATATTGATATATTAAAGCTTGTAGTAATTGAAAGACATACAAATAAAAAGAGCATAGGTATTGGACTAGTTGAAAACTTTAAACTTAAGAATGGGGCTATAGCATCAACTGTGGCTCATGACTCTCATAATATAATAGTTGTTGGAGATAATGACGAAGATATAATTAATGCAGTAGATGAAATAAAAAGAATTGGAGGAGGATTAGCTATATCTTCAAATAATGAAATTTTAGATAGCCTAAGTCTTCCAATAGCAGGTTTAATGAGTGATAAAGATATAAGCTTTGTAAGTGAAAAGTTAGATGGGATGCTTGAAATTGCATATGAAAAATTAAGTGTAAGTAAAGATATTGAACCATTTATGACATTAGCGTTTTTAGCATTACCTGTAATACCTCATATAAAAATTACAGATAAAGGGTTATTTGATGTTGATAAATTTGAATTTATACAAGTATAA
- a CDS encoding M20 family metallopeptidase, with translation MKAKIKQRVAELEMDIIKSIQDSVKIPSVIGQTTNEYPFGKEVDKSLKQTLKLCESLGFKTVYKDGYYGYAEIGEGEELIGILGHLDVVPEGKLESWVHPPYEGVIEDGKLYGRGTQDDKGPTIACIYAVKALMDLSVEFNKRIRFIFGTDEENLWRDIAKYKENGEEIPDYGFTPDSKFPMINAEKGLLQVYLSCENLSNIKLKCGRALNSVPDRAEYCGESAEKLKSELEKLGFEYTFEDNKVCVIGKSVHSAISDAGINAIARLCIALNNIGEKSNTIEFIAKVIGQDANANNILKNCMDEVSGKLTFNIGKLELNDEVENLGIDIRIPVTYKKEDIVGNLKKICSEYNLEYREHDWLDSIYVPADNFLVKNLRKVFEEETGLDSTPLSSGGATFARALDNCVAFGCVFPGKPKTEHQANEYIEIEDIMKATKIYSLAVYELLK, from the coding sequence ATGAAAGCAAAAATTAAGCAAAGAGTAGCTGAGTTGGAGATGGATATAATAAAGTCAATCCAAGATAGTGTAAAAATACCTAGTGTAATAGGTCAGACAACGAATGAGTATCCATTTGGAAAAGAAGTAGATAAAAGTTTGAAACAAACATTGAAATTGTGTGAATCTTTAGGATTTAAGACTGTATATAAAGATGGGTATTATGGATATGCAGAAATTGGAGAGGGTGAAGAATTAATAGGAATATTAGGTCACTTAGATGTAGTTCCAGAAGGAAAACTAGAAAGTTGGGTTCATCCACCTTATGAAGGCGTAATAGAAGATGGAAAACTTTATGGAAGAGGAACTCAAGATGACAAAGGACCAACGATAGCCTGTATATATGCAGTAAAAGCTCTTATGGATTTAAGTGTAGAGTTTAATAAAAGGATAAGGTTTATATTTGGAACAGATGAAGAAAACCTTTGGAGAGACATTGCAAAGTATAAAGAGAATGGCGAAGAAATACCTGATTATGGATTTACACCAGATTCTAAATTTCCTATGATAAATGCAGAAAAAGGTCTCTTACAAGTTTATTTGAGTTGTGAAAATTTATCAAATATAAAATTAAAATGTGGTAGAGCGCTAAATTCTGTTCCAGACAGAGCTGAATATTGTGGTGAAAGTGCAGAAAAGCTTAAGTCAGAGCTTGAAAAGTTGGGATTTGAATATACTTTTGAAGATAATAAAGTATGTGTAATAGGAAAGAGTGTACATTCAGCTATATCAGATGCAGGAATAAATGCTATAGCAAGGCTTTGTATAGCGCTTAATAATATAGGTGAAAAATCAAATACGATAGAATTTATAGCAAAGGTTATAGGGCAAGATGCAAATGCTAATAATATTTTAAAAAATTGTATGGATGAAGTATCAGGAAAGTTAACATTTAATATAGGAAAGTTAGAGCTTAATGATGAAGTTGAAAACTTAGGAATTGATATAAGAATACCTGTTACATATAAAAAAGAAGATATAGTAGGTAACTTAAAAAAGATATGTAGTGAATATAATTTAGAATATAGAGAACATGATTGGTTAGATTCTATATATGTACCTGCTGATAATTTTTTAGTAAAAAATTTAAGAAAAGTCTTTGAAGAAGAAACAGGACTTGATTCAACTCCACTTTCATCAGGAGGAGCTACATTTGCAAGGGCACTTGATAACTGTGTTGCATTTGGATGTGTTTTCCCAGGAAAACCTAAAACAGAACACCAGGCTAATGAATATATAGAGATAGAAGATATAATGAAAGCAACAAAAATTTACTCATTAGCAGTATATGAATTATTAAAATAG
- a CDS encoding nuclear transport factor 2 family protein, translating to MSTIENLEQRLIEMEKEITRLKDIESIKNLKGKYLRCLDSKLWDTIGECFCEDVTTSYSGGKLSFTGKEEVVNFFRSCMPPEHITMHQCHTPEIEFESDTVAFAYWYLGDNLILLDRNIGIRGGAFYRESYEKVNGEWKIKTIGYKRTFEERWDRHDPKSVKITYNMHSKE from the coding sequence ATGAGTACGATTGAAAATCTAGAACAAAGGTTAATAGAAATGGAAAAGGAAATTACAAGACTTAAAGATATAGAATCTATAAAAAACTTAAAGGGAAAATACCTACGTTGTTTAGATTCCAAACTATGGGATACAATAGGAGAATGTTTTTGTGAGGATGTAACTACAAGTTACTCAGGCGGAAAACTTTCTTTTACAGGGAAAGAAGAAGTTGTAAATTTCTTTAGATCTTGTATGCCACCAGAACATATAACTATGCATCAATGCCATACTCCTGAAATCGAGTTTGAAAGTGATACTGTAGCTTTTGCATATTGGTATTTAGGAGATAACTTAATATTATTAGATAGAAATATTGGAATTAGAGGGGGAGCATTCTATCGTGAAAGCTATGAAAAAGTTAATGGTGAGTGGAAGATAAAGACAATTGGATATAAGCGTACATTTGAAGAAAGATGGGATAGACATGATCCAAAAAGTGTAAAAATTACTTATAATATGCATAGTAAAGAATAA
- a CDS encoding CarD family transcriptional regulator — MYKIGDYIIYANDGVCEVEDIGVLNIPGIDKQKIYYTLKPVYENGKIFTPVDTNIFMRSLITYEEVQNLIKSIPYIEENKCDEKNSRSLQMYYKNLLQTHECSDLLTLLSGIYDKKAKAMNSGKKLGQIDDRFMKAAEGLINDEFSLILGIPREDIGDYIREKIKGYENKQ; from the coding sequence ATGTATAAAATTGGAGATTATATTATTTATGCTAATGATGGTGTGTGTGAAGTAGAAGATATAGGTGTACTCAATATTCCAGGGATAGATAAACAAAAAATTTATTATACACTTAAGCCAGTATATGAAAATGGGAAAATTTTCACACCAGTAGATACAAATATATTTATGAGAAGTCTTATTACCTATGAAGAAGTTCAAAATTTGATTAAAAGCATTCCTTATATAGAGGAGAATAAATGTGATGAAAAGAATTCCAGATCATTACAAATGTATTATAAAAATCTCTTACAGACTCATGAATGCTCAGATTTATTAACCTTACTATCAGGTATTTATGATAAAAAAGCTAAGGCTATGAATAGTGGAAAGAAGCTTGGACAAATAGATGATAGGTTTATGAAAGCAGCTGAAGGTTTAATTAATGATGAATTCTCATTAATTTTAGGTATACCTAGAGAAGATATAGGCGATTATATAAGAGAGAAAATAAAAGGGTATGAAAATAAACAATAA
- a CDS encoding thioredoxin family protein, with product MLKKLFESGYEFEQEFYQSDLKYQEKANDYEKNMEISKEIIDKVKSIDKEINILGFSELWCPDCQINLVVMKYLTTLNPNIKLRLQPREGNEEFMKKHSDDGRIKIPMFIYLNSNFEKIGSFIEFPSIVKIVENGDNQVEKIKVKKLYRKGSYMEQTIIDFLNILK from the coding sequence GTGTTAAAAAAGCTATTTGAAAGTGGATATGAATTTGAACAAGAATTTTATCAATCAGATTTAAAATACCAAGAAAAAGCTAATGACTATGAAAAAAATATGGAGATATCTAAAGAAATTATAGATAAAGTAAAATCAATAGATAAAGAGATAAATATACTAGGATTTTCAGAATTATGGTGTCCAGATTGTCAGATAAACTTAGTTGTTATGAAATACTTAACTACATTGAATCCAAATATAAAATTAAGGCTTCAACCAAGAGAAGGTAATGAGGAATTTATGAAAAAACATAGTGATGATGGAAGAATTAAAATACCGATGTTTATATATTTAAACAGCAATTTTGAAAAAATAGGATCTTTTATAGAATTCCCAAGTATTGTAAAAATCGTAGAAAATGGAGACAATCAAGTTGAAAAAATAAAAGTAAAAAAACTTTATAGAAAAGGAAGTTATATGGAACAAACCATAATTGATTTTTTAAACATTTTAAAATAA